A section of the Streptomyces sp. Je 1-369 genome encodes:
- the tadA gene encoding tRNA adenosine(34) deaminase TadA, with protein MRLALAEAELAGKGGDVPVGAVVLSPDGTTVIAAGHNEREAGGDPTAHAEVLALRGAAAALGEWRLTGCTLVVTLEPCTMCAGALVQSRVDRVVYGARDEKAGAAGSLWDVVRDRRLNHRPEVVHGVLAEECSAQLTDFFRNR; from the coding sequence ATGCGGCTCGCTCTGGCCGAGGCCGAGCTGGCAGGCAAGGGCGGTGACGTTCCCGTCGGCGCCGTCGTGCTGTCCCCGGACGGCACGACGGTGATCGCCGCGGGGCACAACGAACGCGAGGCCGGTGGCGACCCCACCGCGCACGCGGAGGTGCTCGCGCTGCGCGGGGCCGCCGCGGCGCTCGGCGAATGGCGGCTGACCGGCTGCACGCTCGTCGTGACGCTGGAGCCGTGCACGATGTGCGCGGGCGCGCTCGTGCAGTCCCGCGTGGACCGGGTCGTCTACGGAGCGCGCGACGAGAAGGCGGGCGCGGCGGGCTCGCTCTGGGACGTCGTACGCGACAGAAGGCTCAACCACCGCCCCGAAGTCGTCCACGGCGTCCTCGCCGAGGAGTGCTCCGCACAGCTGACGGACTTCTTCCGGAACCGCTGA